A window of Verrucomicrobiota bacterium JB022 contains these coding sequences:
- a CDS encoding 3'-5' exonuclease, which produces MIGKLFRRRGKLEPVARQYLDQSRYKFNSKAPLAQLPVVVLDAETTGFDLARDRILSVATVEVKEREILIASSQEWIVYQPEAAANAAVSVHGILPSETAAGTPEKEVLGELLPLLGTHLVVGHHIAFDLGMLDRAAHKHFNVRLRHRAIDTALLAMQELEAFRRSGYPNQKPPTLDEVCSNLDLPVHARHTASGDAYTTAEVFILLCARIRHRLGRPVQLRDLGSARL; this is translated from the coding sequence ATGATCGGCAAGCTGTTCCGCCGCCGGGGCAAGCTAGAGCCCGTCGCCCGGCAATACCTCGACCAGTCGCGCTACAAGTTCAACAGCAAGGCCCCGCTGGCCCAACTGCCCGTCGTGGTGCTCGATGCCGAGACGACCGGGTTCGATCTCGCGCGCGACCGCATCCTGTCGGTCGCCACGGTGGAGGTAAAAGAGCGCGAGATCCTGATCGCCAGCTCGCAGGAGTGGATCGTCTACCAGCCCGAGGCCGCCGCCAATGCCGCCGTGAGCGTGCACGGCATCCTGCCCTCCGAGACGGCAGCGGGCACGCCCGAAAAAGAAGTGCTGGGCGAGCTGCTGCCATTGCTCGGCACCCACCTCGTCGTGGGCCACCACATCGCGTTCGACCTGGGCATGCTCGACCGCGCGGCGCACAAACACTTCAACGTGCGTCTGCGCCACCGCGCAATCGACACGGCGCTGCTCGCGATGCAGGAACTGGAGGCCTTCCGCCGCTCCGGCTACCCCAACCAAAAGCCGCCCACGCTCGACGAAGTGTGCTCCAACCTCGACCTCCCCGTCCACGCCCGCCATACCGCCTCCGGCGACGCCTATACCACAGCGGAAGTCTTCATCCTGCTCTGCGCCCGCATCCGCCACCGCCTCGGTCGCCCGGTCCAGCTCCGGGATCTGGGCTCGGCGCGGCTGTAA